In a genomic window of Brassica rapa cultivar Chiifu-401-42 chromosome A10, CAAS_Brap_v3.01, whole genome shotgun sequence:
- the LOC103846630 gene encoding protein RETICULATA-RELATED 4, chloroplastic produces the protein MAITSSFFCVPTPNTSSISESNLSRPSHLSFSPPRLSSSSSFTGVISSKSISFHRRLTISPVFSTGGSDNNNNNNGGSGGGGGDGDGGGEDRDRNRSEAMMLLAESGTELESLPKDLAAAIESGRIPGSVITRFLELQRSAVMRWLMQFAGFRERLLADDLFLAKLAMECGVGVFTKTAAEYERRRENFFNELEVVFADVVMAIIADFMLVYLPAPTVSLRPPLALSAGGLSKFFHNCPDNAFQIAISGTSYSLLQRFGAIARNGAKLFAVGTTSSLVGTAVTNAFIKAKGAVDKTSEGEVETVPIVSTSVAYGVYMAVSSNLRYQVLAGVVEQRLLEPLLHQHKLALSAMCFAVRTGNTFLGSLLWVDYARLIGIQKSH, from the exons ATGGCAATCACGTCGTCCTTCTTCTGTGTTCCGACACCGAACACATCATCCATCTCCGAATCGAACCTCTCGCGGCCATCTCACCTCTCCTTCTCTCCTCCTAgactctcttcctcctcctcattTACCGGCGTTATCTCCTCAAAGTCCATCTCTTTCCACCGCCGCCTCACTATTTCCCCTGTTTTCTCCACCGGCGGCtccgacaacaacaacaataacaacgGAGGAAGCGGCGGCGGCGGTGGAGACGGAGACGGTGGCGGTGAGGATAGGGACAGGAACAGGAGCGAGGCGATGATGTTGTTGGCTGAGTCTGGGACCGAGTTGGAGAGTCTTCCCAAGGATCTAGCTGCTGCTATCGAGTCGGGTCGGATTCCTGGATCGGTTATCACCCGGTTCCTTGAGCTCCAGAGATCGGCTGTGATGAGGTGGCTGATGCAGTTCGCTGGGTTTAGGGAAAGGCTTTTGGCTGATGATCTCTTCTTGGCTAAACTCGCCATGGAGTGTGGTGTTGGTGTCTTCACCAAG ACTGCTGCTGAGTATGAAAGGCGTAGAGAAAACTTCTTCAATGAACTTGAAGTTGTTTTTGCCGATGTG gTGATGGCTATCATTGCTGATTTCATGTTAGTTTATCTACCTGCTCCTACTGTGTCTCTTAGACCACCTCTCGCACTTTCTGCTGGTGGTTTATCCAAGTTCTTCCACAACTGCCCTGATAATGCCTTCCAG ATTGCTATCTCTGGAACCTCATATTCTCTCTTGCAAAGGTTTGGTGCTATAGCG CGCAATGGGGCAAAGCTGTTTGCCGTTGGCACCACATCATCGCTG GTTGGTACTGCTGTTACAAATGCGTTTATAAAAGCAAAAGGAGCTGTGGACAAGACTTCTGAAGGTGAAGTCGAGACTGTTCCAATAGTCTCCACAAGTGTTGCTTATGGTGTGTACATGGCAGTTTCCAGCAACCTAAG GTACCAAGTATTGGCTGGTGTGGTAGAACAACGTCTCTTGGAGCCATTGCTACACCAACACAAACTTGCACTCAGTGCCATGTGTTTCGCTGTTAGAACTGGCAACACCTTCTTGGGTTCCTTATT aTGGGTGGATTATGCACGTCTCATAGGTATCCAGAAATCTCACTGA
- the LOC103846627 gene encoding nuclear transcription factor Y subunit A-1, which translates to MQSKSGRGNEEEANHHHADQQQQQPIMYPEPWWKTNAFGVIPQERPSSGIPSNSSSLDCPNGSESNDVHSASEDGGGAGNGENDAAWKDSQAVTSSPSVDQHGMEGSDPAHVAASMHGMHNQQPVQPPELVGHYMACVPPNPYQDPYYAGMMGAYGHQPLGFRPYLGMPRERTALPLDITQPVYVNAKQYEGILRRRKARAKAELERKVINRKPYLHESRHKHAMRRARASGGRFAKKTEAEAAAEDAAAAGREREKGSATNSSGSEPVETDSNETLNSSGAP; encoded by the exons ATGCAATCGAAATCGGGGAGAGGGAACGAAGAGGAAGCCAATCATCACCATGCTgatcagcagcagcagcagccgaTTATGTATCCGGAGCCCTGGTGGAAGACCAACGCTTTTGGCGTTATTCCACAAGAGCGACCTTCTTCTGGGATTCCGTCAAACTCCTCGTCTTTGGATTGTCCCAATGGTTCTGAATCAAACGATGTTCATTCAGCTTCTGAAGACGGTGGTGGTGCGGGTAATGGCGAAAACGATGCCGCTTGGAAGGATTCACAAGCTGTAACTTCCTCCCCTTCAg TTGATCAACATGGAATGGAAGGGAGTGATCCGGCACATGTGGCGGCTTCTATGCACGGCATGCATAATCAGCAACCTGTACAACCACCAGAGCTTGTTGGACACTACATG GCTTGTGTACCACCTAATCCGTACCAGGATCCATATTATGCGGGAATGATGGGGGCATATGGACATCAGCCATTG GGTTTTCGTCCATATCTTGGAATGCCTCGTGAGAGAACAGCACTCCCACTTGACATCACACAACCTGTTTATGTGAATGCGAAACAGTACGAGGGAATTTTAAGGCGAAGAAAAGCTCGTGCCAAGGCCGAGCTAGAAAGGAAAGTGATCAACAGAAAG CCATATCTTCATGAGTCAAGACACAAGCACGCAATGAGAAGGGCAAGAGCTAGTGGAGGCCGGTTTGCTAAGAAGACTGAGGCAGAAGCAGCAGCAGAGGATGCGGCAGCAgctgggagagagagagaaaaaggttCAGCAACCAACTCATCAGGCTCTGAACCAGTTGAAACAGACTCTAATGAGACCCTGAACTCTTCAGGTGCACCATAA
- the LOC103846628 gene encoding calcium-dependent protein kinase 7, with protein MGNCCGSPSSATIESGHGKPKNKNNPFHSNEANGSGAGFKLSVLKDPTGHDISSQYDLGREVGRGEFGVTYLCTDIQTGDKYACKSISKKKLRTAVDIGDVRREVEIMRHMPKHPNIVSLKDSFEDDDAVHIVMELCEGGELFDRIVARGHYTERAAAAVMKTIVEVVQICHKQGVMHRDLKPENFLFANKKETSALKAIDFGLSVFFKPGEQFNEIVGSPYYMAPEVLRRNYGPEIDVWSAGVILYILLCGVPPFWAETEQGVAQAIIRSVIDFKRDPWPRVSESAKDLVRKMLEPDPKKRLSAAEVLEHTWILNAKKAPNVSLGETVKARLKQFSVMNKLKKRALRVIAEHLSVEEAAGIKEAFEMMDVNKRGKINLEELKYGLQKAGQQIADADLQILMEATDVDGDGTLNYGEFVAVSVHLKKMANDEHLHKAFNFFDKNQSGYIEPEELREALNDELDETSSEEVIAAIMQDVDTDKDGRISYEEFAAMMKAGTDWRKASRQYSRERFNSLSLKLMRDGSLQLAGEA; from the exons ATGGGGAACTGTTGCGGCAGTCCAAGTTCAGCCACCATCGAGAGTGGACACGGCAAACCCAAGAACAAAAACAATCCCTTTCACAGCAACGAAGCAAACGGATCTGGAGCTGGCTTCAAGCTCTCTGTGCTGAAAGATCCAACAGGACACGACATATCTTCTCAGTATGATCTTGGACGCGAGGTTGGTCGAGGGGAGTTTGGTGTGACTTACTTGTGTACTGACATCCAAACGGGTGACAAGTACGCTTGCAAGTCCATatcgaagaagaagctgaggaCAGCGGTGGATATAGGGGATGTGAGGAGGGAGGTTGAGATAATGAGACATATGCCTAAACACCCAAACATTGTCTCTTTGAAGGATTCGTTTGAGGATGATGACGCCGTTCATATAGTTATGGAGTTGTGTGAAggaggggagctgtttgatcgGATTGTAGCGAGAGGGCATTACACTGAGAGGGCTGCTGCTGCGGTTATGAAGACTATTGTTGAAGTTGTTCAG ATATGTCATAAGCAGGGAGTGATGCATAGGGATCTTAAACCAGAGAACTTTCTTTTTGCTAATAAGAAAGAGACATCAGCTCTTAAGGCTATTGATTTTGGATTATCTGTCTTCTTTAAACCAG GTGAGCAGTTTAATGAGATTGTGGGAAGTCCTTATTACATGGCACCAGAGGTGCTAAGACGAAACTATGGACCTGAGATCGATGTCTGGAGCGCAGGAGTCATCCTCTATATCCTTCTTTGTGGTGTCCCTCCTTTTTGGGCAG AGACTGAGCAAGGGGTGGCTCAAGCGATCATTAGGTCAGTAATTGACTTTAAGAGAGATCCATGGCCAAGAGTTTCCGAAAGCGCCAAGGACCTTGTGAGAAAGATGCTTGAACCTGATCCCAAGAAACGGCTTTCTGCTGCAGAAGTACTCG AACATACTTGGATACTGAATGCAAAGAAGGCTCCGAATGTGTCTCTTGGGGAGACTGTGAAAGCAAGGCTAAAGCAGTTTTCTGTTATGAACAAGCTCAAGAAACGAGCTTTACGA GTGATAGCTGAACACTTGTCAGTGGAAGAAGCAGCTGGGATAAAGGAAGCATTTGAAATGATGGACGTTAACAAGAGAGGCAAGATAAACCTCGAGGAGCTTAAGTACGGACTTCAAAAAGCTGGACAGCAGATTGCTGATGCTGATCTTCAGATTCTTATGGAAGCT ACTGATGTTGATGGGGACGGGACACTGAACTATGGAGAGTTCGTGGCTGTATCAGTGCACTTGAAGAAGATGGCGAACGATGAACACTTGCATAAAGCGTTCAACTTCTTTGATAAGAACCAGAGTGGTTACATAGAGCCTGAAGAGCTTCGTGAGGCTTTGAATGATGAATTGGATGAAACTAGCAGTGAGGAAGTTATCGCTGCCATCATGCAAGATGTTGATACTGACAag GACGGGCGAATAAGCTATGAAGAGTTTGCAGCGATGATGAAAGCTGGAACAGACTGGAGAAAAGCGTCACGGCAGTATTCAAGGGAAAGATTCAACAGTTTGAGCCTCAAGTTAATGAGAGATGGTTCTTTGCAACTAGCAGGTGAGGCTTAA